One Actinomyces marmotae DNA window includes the following coding sequences:
- a CDS encoding tetratricopeptide repeat protein, with protein MPRRRRLLIGLSLTSILLVVGLWLAAVSTGTTLANRSLYAGDYSTAVDRYRMVRTINPWLHKWRARYNLGTAELLAGDYDRAIADLESALPDAPQGVIDVAYDTAGNVIRQRTGVCMTRVNLFVAHMALAGQAQESGDTTAAQAQVDAAKEAAGDCEVPPAQSPQPQPTTPPTQPPTPSPTQAPTESGPPSPDASQSPSSGSSTDPSPSGSSSPTAEPTAPGASEPTAGESGSASPTPTEGQEKEKRLQRRNQGREERSAAPNDGAKRRW; from the coding sequence ATGCCGAGGCGCCGCCGGCTACTGATCGGGCTCAGCCTGACCTCGATCCTGCTCGTCGTGGGCCTGTGGCTCGCGGCGGTGTCCACGGGCACCACCCTGGCCAACCGCTCCCTGTACGCGGGCGACTACTCCACCGCGGTGGACCGCTACCGCATGGTGCGCACGATCAACCCATGGCTGCACAAGTGGAGGGCGCGCTACAACCTGGGCACCGCCGAGCTCCTGGCGGGGGACTACGACCGCGCGATCGCCGACCTGGAGTCCGCCCTGCCCGATGCCCCCCAGGGGGTCATCGACGTCGCCTATGACACCGCGGGCAACGTCATTCGGCAGCGCACCGGCGTGTGCATGACACGCGTCAACCTCTTCGTGGCCCATATGGCCCTGGCCGGGCAGGCCCAGGAATCGGGGGACACGACGGCGGCGCAGGCCCAGGTCGACGCCGCGAAGGAGGCCGCGGGCGACTGCGAGGTCCCCCCGGCCCAGTCCCCGCAGCCCCAGCCGACGACGCCTCCCACCCAGCCCCCGACACCCTCGCCCACCCAGGCCCCGACCGAGTCCGGGCCCCCCTCCCCGGACGCGTCCCAGAGCCCCAGCAGTGGTTCATCAACAGATCCGAGCCCCTCCGGCTCCTCCTCGCCGACCGCGGAGCCGACCGCCCCCGGGGCGAGCGAGCCCACTGCGGGCGAGAGCGGCTCAGCCAGCCCAACGCCCACGGAGGGCCAGGAGAAGGAGAAGAGGCTTCAGCGCCGCAACCAGGGTCGTGAGGAGCGCTCGGCAGCGCCCAATGACGGCGCCAAGCGCCGCTGGTGA
- a CDS encoding DoxX family membrane protein, protein MSRAPLVIRALLAGPFIHGGWAQVGGADALAHQAEPIAEALNASAGPTAQALLGREVTGRDLVLLNGGAMMVGGAALVTGVGVRCAAGGLILSLLPTTAQGHAFWKEEGAKRSQKLQGALTNGALVAGLALLALRGSRRRR, encoded by the coding sequence ATGTCCCGCGCACCGCTTGTCATCCGCGCCCTCCTCGCCGGGCCCTTCATCCACGGGGGCTGGGCCCAGGTCGGCGGCGCGGACGCCCTCGCCCACCAGGCCGAGCCGATCGCCGAGGCCCTTAACGCCTCCGCCGGGCCGACCGCCCAGGCCCTCCTCGGCCGCGAGGTCACGGGGAGGGACCTCGTCCTGCTCAACGGCGGGGCGATGATGGTGGGAGGCGCCGCGCTGGTGACGGGCGTGGGGGTGCGCTGCGCCGCGGGCGGCCTCATCCTGTCCCTCCTCCCCACCACCGCTCAGGGTCATGCCTTCTGGAAGGAGGAGGGCGCCAAGCGCTCCCAGAAGCTCCAGGGGGCGCTCACCAACGGCGCGCTCGTCGCCGGGCTGGCGCTCCTGGCGCTGCGGGGATCTCGGCGTCGGCGCTGA
- a CDS encoding nitroreductase family protein, which translates to MTAPVRNATIDALLAHRTIRAFTDEPVGEEVMRTLLSVARASATSSYFQQATFIRVRDAVVREAVHAASGQPYVGGDRGELLVLVVDLHRNAVIRERAGASLEPLERAHAFLQGCQDTMIAAQSMVAAAESLGLGTCYLGSILGDPAGLIAALGLPERTFPLLGLLVGHPAQEPQYKPRLPERITVGIDSYPPLEEHDAELAAYDERVTEYYDLRDASRRVDSFTEQIARAVGQGRAAQAPILDVLHRQRLCLH; encoded by the coding sequence ATGACGGCCCCCGTGCGCAACGCGACCATTGACGCGCTCCTGGCGCACCGCACGATCCGCGCCTTCACGGACGAGCCGGTGGGCGAGGAGGTCATGCGGACCCTGCTGAGCGTCGCGCGAGCCTCGGCCACGTCCTCCTACTTCCAGCAGGCGACCTTCATCCGCGTGCGCGACGCCGTCGTGCGCGAGGCCGTCCACGCCGCCTCCGGGCAGCCCTACGTGGGAGGGGATCGCGGTGAGCTGCTGGTGCTCGTCGTCGACCTGCACCGCAACGCCGTCATCCGTGAGCGCGCCGGGGCCTCGCTGGAGCCCCTGGAGCGCGCCCACGCCTTCCTCCAGGGATGCCAGGACACGATGATCGCCGCACAGTCCATGGTGGCGGCCGCGGAGTCCCTGGGCCTGGGCACCTGCTACCTCGGCTCGATACTCGGCGATCCCGCCGGGCTCATCGCCGCCCTGGGGCTGCCCGAGCGGACCTTCCCCCTCCTCGGGCTCCTCGTGGGCCACCCGGCGCAGGAGCCGCAGTACAAGCCGCGCCTGCCGGAGCGGATCACCGTCGGCATCGACTCCTATCCCCCGCTGGAGGAGCACGACGCCGAGCTGGCCGCCTACGATGAGCGCGTCACCGAGTACTACGACCTTCGGGACGCCTCGCGCCGCGTGGACAGTTTCACTGAGCAGATCGCGCGGGCGGTCGGGCAGGGGCGGGCCGCGCAGGCCCCGATCCTCGACGTCCTGCACCGCCAGCGGCTCTGCCTCCACTGA
- a CDS encoding NUDIX domain-containing protein, whose product MSAPARPARPSSGRLVVAAAILDSLDRPTAMLCAARSYPPQHAGQYELPGGKVESGEEPVTALTRELAEEIGASVRLGAEVVPPAALAVPPPPARREWPGDDAPAWAAMNGHRMRVWLAEPDGDRPPRCGKAHQSLHWARLGELDALPWLPADAPILRAIRSVLAPGARP is encoded by the coding sequence ATGAGCGCCCCCGCCCGCCCCGCCCGGCCCTCCTCGGGCCGCCTCGTCGTCGCCGCCGCGATCCTGGATTCCCTGGACCGCCCGACGGCGATGCTCTGTGCCGCCCGCTCCTACCCTCCCCAGCACGCGGGCCAGTACGAGCTGCCGGGCGGCAAGGTCGAGAGCGGGGAGGAGCCGGTGACCGCGCTGACGCGCGAGCTCGCCGAGGAGATCGGGGCGTCGGTGCGCCTGGGCGCCGAGGTCGTGCCACCCGCCGCCCTGGCGGTTCCACCTCCCCCGGCGCGGCGGGAGTGGCCGGGCGACGACGCCCCGGCCTGGGCCGCGATGAACGGGCACCGGATGAGGGTCTGGCTCGCAGAGCCCGACGGCGATCGCCCACCCCGATGCGGGAAGGCGCACCAGTCACTGCACTGGGCGCGACTGGGGGAGCTCGACGCCCTTCCCTGGCTGCCGGCGGACGCGCCCATCCTTCGCGCGATCCGGTCGGTGCTCGCGCCGGGAGCGCGGCCCTGA
- a CDS encoding SDR family NAD(P)-dependent oxidoreductase codes for MGTALITGGTSGIGLELAWQLAEAHHDLVLVARDAARLAAVAEEIHQAAGVGVQVIEADLSVPEDLERVASRLRDGVTGAVVGAQGVHSAEQVAARPIDLLVNNAGFAVGQAFVGGDLGQERRALDVMVGAVMTLTHQALPGMVRRGHGAILNIASMTALTAMGTYAAHKAWVRTFTEGIASELVGTGVTATVVNPGLTRTEFHDRAGMDGSHWPEVMWLDAADVARAALAAVRRGQVICTPSARYQVGNAALRLAPRWFVRRVAGHASAATQY; via the coding sequence ATGGGAACCGCACTCATCACCGGAGGCACATCGGGCATCGGACTGGAGCTCGCCTGGCAACTCGCCGAGGCCCATCATGACCTCGTGCTCGTGGCCAGGGACGCGGCACGGCTCGCCGCCGTCGCCGAGGAGATCCACCAGGCAGCGGGCGTCGGTGTCCAGGTGATCGAGGCCGACCTCTCCGTCCCCGAGGACCTCGAGCGCGTGGCTTCTCGCCTGCGGGACGGCGTGACCGGCGCCGTCGTCGGGGCGCAGGGCGTGCACAGCGCCGAGCAGGTGGCGGCCCGTCCCATCGACCTGCTCGTCAACAATGCCGGGTTCGCCGTTGGCCAGGCCTTCGTCGGCGGCGACCTGGGCCAGGAGAGGCGCGCCCTCGACGTCATGGTCGGCGCCGTCATGACCCTCACCCACCAGGCCCTTCCCGGCATGGTGCGGCGCGGGCACGGCGCCATCCTCAACATCGCCAGCATGACCGCGCTGACAGCCATGGGGACCTACGCCGCTCACAAGGCCTGGGTGCGGACCTTCACCGAGGGGATCGCCTCCGAGCTGGTGGGCACCGGAGTGACCGCCACCGTCGTCAATCCCGGTCTGACCCGTACCGAGTTCCACGACCGCGCCGGCATGGATGGCTCCCACTGGCCCGAGGTCATGTGGCTCGACGCCGCCGACGTCGCCCGCGCCGCGCTCGCGGCGGTGCGCCGGGGCCAGGTCATCTGCACGCCGTCGGCCCGTTACCAGGTGGGCAACGCGGCGTTGAGGCTGGCGCCGAGATGGTTCGTGCGCCGTGTCGCCGGGCACGCCTCGGCGGCCACCCAGTACTGA
- a CDS encoding TetR/AcrR family transcriptional regulator, with amino-acid sequence MPKIMGSSLAEHRERTRNALFESLSLLMSQRSFDKITLSDVASRAGVGRTAVYNHFADKEDLLLAFMEHEVVRYSEELSIALAGIEDPLDRLRVYVRQQALLKRHFHFPTTGPLASSVSRNTAGRLRAHGGLISQMLASILSDAMDEGLIPRQDPGMLIPLLNACVMGGRPTPQDPAARAAYLDALDIFVLRAVGARLPDHAVPAIRRTHATEDASAQRAQEAPHERAAAG; translated from the coding sequence ATGCCGAAAATCATGGGTAGTTCCCTCGCCGAGCACCGCGAGCGCACGCGCAACGCGCTGTTCGAATCCCTGTCCCTCCTCATGAGCCAGCGCTCCTTCGACAAGATCACACTCTCCGACGTCGCCTCACGCGCCGGCGTGGGCCGCACCGCCGTCTACAACCATTTCGCCGATAAGGAGGACCTGCTCCTGGCCTTCATGGAGCACGAGGTCGTCCGCTACTCCGAGGAGTTGTCCATCGCGCTGGCGGGCATCGAGGACCCCCTCGACCGCCTGCGCGTGTACGTGCGCCAGCAGGCCCTCCTCAAGCGCCACTTCCACTTCCCGACCACCGGGCCGCTGGCCAGCTCGGTCTCGCGCAACACGGCGGGACGGCTGCGCGCCCACGGTGGGCTCATCAGCCAGATGCTCGCCTCGATCCTCTCCGACGCCATGGATGAGGGCCTCATCCCCCGGCAGGACCCGGGGATGCTCATCCCCCTGCTCAACGCCTGCGTCATGGGCGGGCGGCCCACCCCCCAGGACCCCGCGGCGCGGGCCGCCTACCTCGACGCCCTGGACATCTTCGTGCTGCGAGCCGTCGGAGCGCGACTGCCGGACCACGCGGTGCCCGCCATCCGTCGCACCCACGCCACGGAGGACGCGTCGGCCCAGAGGGCCCAGGAGGCGCCGCACGAGCGGGCCGCCGCCGGCTGA
- a CDS encoding PolC-type DNA polymerase III translates to MSSSASARPLGPGYAVVDLETTGLSPSADAILEISLVHLNARGGIEGAWTSLVDPGPGPDGTREVGPTFIHGLTSSDVIGAPRIADLADLIARDLAGRVVVAHNARFDLGFLSHALGSLGILDADAPIPQVCTMRRARDYLTTPSRRLTACCEAAGIPLAAHHTALDDALACAGLLRHYLAVSRERGQDRPAWGEALDAAAAFTGLRWDDQRADAARSRLAMRGRTRAAAPDPTDAIRSH, encoded by the coding sequence ATGTCCAGTTCCGCCTCCGCCCGACCGCTGGGGCCGGGCTACGCCGTCGTGGACCTGGAGACCACGGGCCTATCCCCCAGCGCGGACGCGATCCTGGAGATCAGCCTCGTCCACCTCAACGCACGCGGCGGGATCGAGGGCGCTTGGACCTCCCTGGTGGACCCCGGACCGGGCCCCGACGGGACCCGCGAGGTCGGACCGACCTTCATTCACGGCCTGACCAGTTCAGATGTGATCGGGGCGCCACGGATCGCCGATCTGGCGGACCTCATCGCCCGGGACCTCGCCGGCAGGGTCGTCGTGGCGCACAATGCCCGATTCGACCTCGGCTTCCTCAGCCACGCGCTGGGCAGTCTTGGCATCCTCGACGCCGACGCACCCATCCCCCAGGTCTGCACCATGCGCCGCGCCCGGGACTATCTCACGACGCCGTCGCGCCGCCTCACCGCCTGCTGCGAAGCGGCCGGCATCCCCCTCGCGGCGCATCACACGGCGCTCGACGACGCCCTGGCCTGCGCTGGCCTGCTGCGCCACTACCTGGCGGTAAGCCGCGAGCGCGGGCAGGACCGCCCCGCTTGGGGGGAGGCCCTGGACGCGGCCGCGGCCTTCACCGGCCTGCGCTGGGATGACCAGCGAGCCGACGCCGCCCGCTCGCGCCTGGCGATGAGGGGCCGGACGCGGGCCGCCGCACCTGACCCCACCGACGCCATCCGCTCCCACTAG
- a CDS encoding exodeoxyribonuclease III, with product MRIATWNVNSIRTRVDRVVGVLERHGVDALAMQEIKCRPDQFPREPFEAAGYELAIHGLNQWNGVAIASRVGLTDVAESFAGQPAWAASEGAEAVVEARALGATVGEALGDGAPVRLWSLYVPNGRELDHPHYAYKLAWLAALRDEVASQLAADPSLPLALVGDWNVAPRDEDVWDMAAFEGATHVSAPEREAFGSFEALGMVEATRERVTNYTYWDYQRLRFPRNEGMRIDFVYGSPAFEARVAGALIDRDERKGKGASDHVPVIVDVD from the coding sequence ATGCGCATCGCCACATGGAACGTCAACTCGATCCGCACCCGAGTCGATCGGGTCGTGGGCGTACTGGAGCGCCACGGCGTCGATGCCCTCGCCATGCAGGAGATCAAGTGCCGCCCGGATCAGTTCCCGCGCGAGCCCTTCGAGGCGGCGGGCTACGAGCTCGCCATCCACGGCCTGAACCAGTGGAACGGGGTGGCGATCGCCTCGCGCGTGGGCCTGACCGACGTCGCCGAGTCCTTCGCCGGGCAGCCGGCCTGGGCCGCGAGTGAGGGCGCTGAGGCGGTTGTAGAGGCGCGGGCCCTGGGGGCGACCGTCGGCGAGGCACTGGGGGATGGGGCGCCGGTGCGCCTGTGGAGCCTGTACGTTCCCAACGGGCGCGAGCTGGACCACCCGCACTACGCCTACAAGCTCGCCTGGCTGGCCGCCCTGAGGGATGAGGTCGCCTCCCAGCTCGCAGCCGATCCCTCCCTCCCACTGGCGCTGGTCGGCGACTGGAACGTGGCGCCCCGCGACGAGGACGTGTGGGACATGGCCGCCTTCGAGGGAGCCACGCATGTCTCGGCCCCCGAGCGGGAGGCCTTCGGCTCCTTCGAGGCGCTGGGGATGGTGGAGGCCACGCGCGAGCGCGTCACGAACTACACCTACTGGGACTACCAGAGGCTGCGCTTCCCCAGGAACGAGGGGATGCGCATCGATTTCGTCTACGGCTCCCCCGCTTTCGAGGCGCGGGTGGCGGGCGCGCTCATCGACCGCGATGAGCGCAAGGGCAAGGGCGCCTCCGACCACGTGCCGGTCATCGTGGATGTGGATTGA
- a CDS encoding serine hydrolase domain-containing protein translates to MINDLLPALGLFDFPTALVVTEGDRVIAEAGEIDAVFPLASVTKPIVAWSALIAVERGMLGLDEPAGEGLDGATIRHLLAHASGVAPDSGEVLAAPGTRRIYSNRGIEVLGRRLTEATATDLEAWVETTVLEPLGMASVLIPGSPAHSGQGNARDLSVFARELATPRLLGAGLAERACAPVYPGLAGVLPGYGRQSPNLFGLGVEIRGDKRPHWTGMGNSPATFGHFGQSGSFIWVDPVAGRQAVFLGERPFGQTHRSAWTALNDQILTLP, encoded by the coding sequence ATGATCAACGACTTGCTCCCCGCCCTGGGGCTGTTCGACTTCCCGACGGCGCTGGTCGTCACCGAGGGCGACCGGGTCATCGCCGAGGCGGGCGAGATCGACGCCGTCTTCCCCCTCGCCTCTGTGACCAAGCCGATCGTCGCCTGGTCGGCGCTCATCGCCGTCGAGCGCGGCATGCTCGGCCTCGACGAACCCGCCGGCGAGGGACTGGACGGCGCGACGATCCGCCACCTGCTCGCCCACGCCAGCGGCGTCGCCCCCGACTCCGGCGAGGTGCTCGCCGCCCCCGGCACGCGGCGTATCTACTCCAACCGGGGCATCGAGGTCCTGGGGCGTCGCCTCACCGAGGCCACGGCCACGGACCTGGAGGCCTGGGTGGAGACCACCGTGCTGGAGCCCCTGGGCATGGCCAGCGTGCTCATCCCCGGCTCACCGGCGCATTCGGGGCAGGGCAACGCCCGCGACCTGTCGGTCTTCGCCCGTGAGCTCGCCACCCCCCGCCTGCTCGGGGCCGGGCTCGCCGAACGGGCATGCGCCCCCGTCTACCCCGGCCTGGCCGGCGTCCTGCCCGGATACGGGAGGCAGAGCCCCAACCTCTTCGGCCTGGGGGTGGAGATCCGGGGTGACAAGCGGCCGCACTGGACCGGCATGGGGAACTCGCCCGCGACCTTCGGGCATTTCGGGCAGTCGGGCTCCTTCATCTGGGTGGACCCGGTGGCCGGGCGCCAGGCGGTCTTCCTCGGCGAGCGCCCCTTCGGTCAGACGCACCGGAGCGCCTGGACCGCGCTCAACGACCAGATCCTCACCCTCCCATAG
- a CDS encoding M50 family metallopeptidase, with product MTPSGLLLDAVDRILPSTAPDPAAVWPGILLLVLVLAVPTARRWGRAAVTVIHEAGHAGVGLLVGRRFEGFTVDAGLGGRAITSGRGRGPGRIATAWAGYPAPALIGCLLVHAALGGWVGPILTLALIAELVLLIKSRSARTLGLVLLIIAATTALWWAGSSVVWAGPLALAPRDALTAGAGLVLLLGAWDALRDVAASHDPHQDHGSLAGLTHLPGWFWLGTWWLVIAGATAWSAWGLARSAGWV from the coding sequence GTGACACCCAGTGGGCTCCTCCTGGACGCCGTTGACCGCATCCTCCCGTCCACCGCGCCGGACCCGGCGGCGGTATGGCCGGGGATCCTCCTGCTCGTCCTCGTCCTAGCCGTGCCGACGGCGCGGCGCTGGGGGCGCGCGGCGGTGACCGTCATCCACGAGGCCGGGCACGCCGGCGTCGGACTCCTCGTCGGCCGCCGCTTCGAGGGCTTCACCGTGGACGCCGGGCTCGGGGGCCGGGCGATCACCAGCGGGCGCGGCCGGGGTCCGGGCAGGATCGCCACCGCGTGGGCGGGCTACCCCGCGCCCGCGCTCATCGGCTGCCTCCTCGTGCATGCGGCACTGGGCGGCTGGGTCGGCCCGATCCTCACCCTCGCCCTCATCGCCGAGCTCGTGCTGCTCATCAAGTCCCGCTCGGCGCGCACTCTCGGGCTCGTCCTGCTCATTATCGCCGCCACCACCGCGCTGTGGTGGGCGGGCTCCAGCGTCGTGTGGGCAGGCCCGCTGGCCCTCGCGCCCCGCGACGCCCTGACGGCGGGGGCCGGCCTGGTGCTCCTCCTGGGCGCCTGGGACGCGCTGCGCGACGTCGCCGCCAGCCACGACCCACATCAGGACCACGGCTCGCTGGCCGGGCTCACCCACCTGCCGGGCTGGTTCTGGCTGGGCACCTGGTGGCTGGTGATCGCCGGCGCCACGGCGTGGTCCGCCTGGGGCCTGGCGCGCAGCGCCGGGTGGGTGTGA
- the dcd gene encoding dCTP deaminase: MLLSDRDIRAQLDAGRVVLDPCDPELIQPASIDVRLDRSFRLFDNHRYPVIDPAIEQDGLTHLIDVGPDEPFVLHPGEFVLGATYERVTLPDDVAARLEGKSSLGRLGLLTHSTAGFIDPGFTGHVTLELSNTATMPIKLWPGMKIGQLCFFRLSSPAEAPYGSGARGSRYQGQRGPTASRSHLSFDRLRIEDAGLPVEASE; this comes from the coding sequence GTGCTCCTCTCCGACCGTGACATCCGTGCCCAGCTCGACGCCGGCCGCGTGGTCCTCGACCCCTGCGACCCGGAGTTGATCCAGCCCGCGTCCATCGACGTCCGGCTGGATCGCTCCTTCCGGCTCTTCGACAACCATCGCTACCCGGTCATCGACCCCGCGATCGAGCAGGATGGGCTCACCCACCTCATCGACGTCGGCCCCGACGAGCCCTTTGTCCTGCACCCCGGCGAGTTCGTCCTGGGCGCCACCTACGAGCGCGTCACCCTGCCCGACGACGTCGCCGCCCGCCTGGAGGGCAAGTCCAGTCTCGGGCGCCTCGGGCTGCTCACACACTCCACCGCCGGCTTCATCGACCCCGGCTTCACCGGCCATGTCACGCTGGAGCTTAGCAACACGGCGACCATGCCGATCAAGTTGTGGCCCGGGATGAAGATCGGCCAGCTCTGCTTCTTCCGACTGTCCAGTCCCGCCGAGGCCCCCTACGGCTCGGGCGCGCGCGGCTCGCGCTACCAGGGGCAGCGGGGGCCCACGGCCTCCCGCTCGCATCTGAGTTTCGACCGCCTGCGCATCGAGGACGCCGGCCTTCCCGTCGAGGCGTCCGAATGA
- a CDS encoding TM2 domain-containing protein: protein MSDPNAFAGDATLAEGPGPGARQPAPYSGTGAYPAQGYQAPASQGPYVGQPMAPQVAYGHNQKSKVAAGLLGIFLGAFGIHNFYLGHTGKALAQLLITILSFGIFSFISGIWGLIEGIIILCSAPGARPWGVDAQGVPLSN, encoded by the coding sequence ATGAGCGATCCCAATGCTTTTGCTGGCGACGCCACACTCGCTGAGGGGCCGGGCCCTGGTGCCCGGCAGCCAGCACCCTATTCGGGCACAGGCGCGTACCCGGCGCAGGGCTACCAGGCCCCCGCCTCCCAGGGCCCGTACGTCGGCCAGCCGATGGCGCCCCAGGTCGCCTACGGGCACAACCAGAAGTCGAAGGTGGCCGCAGGCCTGCTCGGCATCTTCCTGGGCGCCTTCGGCATCCACAACTTCTACCTCGGGCACACCGGCAAGGCCCTTGCCCAACTACTCATCACGATCCTGTCCTTCGGTATCTTCTCCTTCATCTCAGGCATCTGGGGTCTCATCGAGGGCATCATCATCCTGTGCTCGGCGCCGGGCGCCCGGCCTTGGGGCGTGGATGCGCAGGGCGTGCCGCTGTCGAACTGA
- a CDS encoding sialidase family protein, translating to MRTHHLRIPAILGAGVIALTGLTIAPTAQAAKTADGRMDIAITQAGAPPNGLYRVGSTLMFDIRVTNLDAEARSFSVDKTNLGGDVQKCRWTRIEAQASKADCVGFATHTVTQEDLDRGSFTPEISYKMQQPAYKGAVLNTPETIRGATVPIKPAPPGKDLPEDPQEPEEEKGDFPKAEPAPLPDASTSLPASMSDGTAVATGTAKNNVRIPAITTAPNGDLLMAYDRRPITGWDASGGDSPNPNSIVQRRSTDGGKTWGAPTYIHKGETASKQTRVGYSDPSYVVDSATGTIFNFHVKSYDVGFVASRPGTDAQARNVIQAEVSTSTDNGHTWTHRVITSDITNDPSWYSRFAASGQGIQIQHGEHKGRLVQQFTIRSGTPGSFQQRAVSVYSDDHGATWKAGTPVGTGMDENKVVELSDGRLMMNSRPSAGARLRKVATSTDGGQTWSEPVSDKNLPDAMNNGQIIRAFPNAAPGTDRAKVLLFTNSPNQTGNRDQGTLSLSCDDGATWTHKLFRKEYVGYTTLAVQRDGSLGLLSEDVINKRITYRNFSLAWLGSDCPALKDAPSPEPKPEAPPAPKAGWEQDGGNWRYRDAEGNLVTGWLKDGAAWYYLRADGTMATGWVKDGGAWYLLQDNGAMVTGWAKDGGKWYHLGASGAMTTGWLRLAGTWYHLGATGAMTTGWLQEDGSWYYLRANGAMATGWITVGPSRYYMDPVTGAWRG from the coding sequence ATGAGAACTCATCACCTCCGTATCCCAGCGATCCTGGGAGCCGGTGTCATCGCGCTCACCGGGCTCACCATCGCCCCGACGGCGCAGGCGGCCAAGACCGCCGATGGCCGCATGGACATCGCTATCACCCAGGCCGGAGCCCCGCCGAACGGACTCTACCGCGTCGGAAGCACCCTCATGTTCGACATCCGGGTGACCAACCTGGACGCTGAGGCCCGTTCCTTCTCGGTCGACAAGACCAATCTGGGCGGAGATGTCCAGAAGTGCCGGTGGACCCGCATCGAGGCCCAGGCGAGTAAGGCGGACTGTGTGGGCTTCGCCACCCACACCGTCACGCAGGAGGATCTCGACAGGGGCTCCTTCACCCCGGAGATCTCCTACAAGATGCAGCAGCCCGCCTACAAGGGAGCGGTCCTCAACACCCCGGAGACCATCCGCGGCGCCACCGTTCCCATCAAGCCCGCCCCTCCTGGGAAGGACCTTCCCGAGGACCCGCAGGAGCCCGAGGAGGAGAAGGGCGACTTCCCCAAGGCTGAGCCCGCGCCCCTCCCGGACGCCTCGACGTCGCTGCCCGCCTCGATGAGCGACGGCACCGCGGTGGCCACGGGCACTGCCAAGAACAATGTCCGCATCCCCGCGATCACCACCGCGCCCAACGGTGACCTCCTCATGGCCTACGACCGGCGGCCGATCACCGGCTGGGACGCCTCCGGGGGCGATTCCCCCAACCCGAACAGCATCGTCCAGCGCCGTTCCACCGACGGCGGCAAGACCTGGGGCGCGCCCACCTACATCCACAAGGGTGAGACGGCGTCGAAGCAGACCCGCGTCGGGTACTCCGACCCCTCCTACGTCGTCGACTCGGCCACGGGGACGATCTTCAACTTCCACGTGAAGTCCTACGACGTCGGCTTCGTGGCCTCCCGGCCCGGCACTGACGCGCAGGCCCGCAACGTCATCCAGGCCGAGGTCTCCACCTCCACGGACAACGGCCACACCTGGACTCACCGCGTCATCACCTCGGACATCACGAACGACCCCTCCTGGTACTCCCGCTTCGCCGCCTCCGGCCAGGGGATCCAGATTCAGCACGGCGAGCACAAGGGGCGCCTCGTCCAGCAGTTCACCATCCGCTCGGGCACCCCGGGCTCCTTCCAGCAGCGGGCCGTCTCCGTCTACTCCGACGACCACGGCGCCACCTGGAAGGCCGGAACCCCTGTCGGCACCGGCATGGATGAGAACAAGGTCGTCGAGCTCTCCGATGGCCGGCTCATGATGAACTCCCGCCCGTCCGCTGGCGCCAGGCTCCGCAAGGTGGCCACCTCCACCGATGGCGGTCAGACCTGGTCCGAGCCGGTCTCGGACAAGAACCTGCCGGATGCCATGAACAACGGCCAGATCATCCGCGCCTTCCCCAATGCCGCCCCCGGCACGGATCGCGCCAAGGTCCTCCTGTTCACCAACTCCCCGAACCAGACCGGGAATCGTGATCAGGGCACGCTCTCGCTGTCCTGCGACGACGGCGCCACCTGGACGCACAAGCTCTTCCGCAAGGAGTATGTCGGCTACACCACGCTGGCCGTGCAGCGCGACGGATCGCTGGGCCTGCTCAGTGAGGACGTCATCAACAAGAGGATCACCTACCGCAACTTCTCCCTGGCCTGGCTGGGCAGCGACTGCCCCGCCCTCAAGGACGCCCCGAGCCCGGAGCCGAAGCCCGAGGCGCCTCCCGCCCCGAAGGCCGGCTGGGAGCAGGATGGCGGCAACTGGCGCTACCGCGATGCTGAGGGCAACCTCGTGACCGGTTGGCTCAAGGATGGTGCCGCCTGGTACTACCTGCGGGCCGACGGGACGATGGCCACGGGGTGGGTCAAGGACGGCGGCGCCTGGTACCTCCTCCAGGACAACGGCGCCATGGTCACCGGCTGGGCCAAGGACGGTGGGAAGTGGTACCACCTGGGCGCCAGCGGGGCGATGACCACCGGCTGGCTCCGCCTGGCCGGCACCTGGTACCACCTGGGCGCCACCGGGGCGATGACCACCGGCTGGCTCCAGGAGGACGGCTCCTGGTACTACCTGCGGGCCAATGGCGCCATGGCCACCGGTTGGATCACGGTCGGCCCGAGCCGCTACTACATGGACCCCGTCACGGGGGCCTGGCGCGGCTGA